From the Luteolibacter rhizosphaerae genome, one window contains:
- a CDS encoding fibronectin type III domain-containing protein translates to MRLFAFFILLASAATSLAAPPANPTGLTATASTGKTIRLTWTASAGTPTPTGHYVYRSSGAGSPVQITEFGELGGAVTSYIDDDPALQAGTAYTYVVRAFIGAEDAEELSTPSNTATATPVATPGAPGGLKATKITSTAITLEWSGVTGATSYNLYRDDEILEEEISLTTYTDLDVEISTSYSYYVTANSTGGESAKSNVLTVSTGDGTGREAYWVRDFRKVDVDASRTITLDEFLAANTKRKSIVAALHRFEYMDGDDSEDITLTEYTKAFGGKKFAAPSKPRQFYLADRYFVLDGEEPDGYLDDTEFALTQLAPIRNNAVKLEKALGKKDKNGSGDLSEVEFGIRNGSPYDSENLDPDTVPDPDPDPEPETVAAP, encoded by the coding sequence ATGCGTTTGTTCGCTTTCTTCATTCTTCTAGCCTCTGCAGCGACGAGCTTGGCGGCACCTCCGGCCAATCCCACGGGTCTCACGGCGACAGCCAGTACTGGGAAAACCATTCGTCTCACTTGGACTGCCTCCGCTGGCACACCCACCCCCACCGGGCACTACGTTTACCGTTCCTCTGGCGCAGGTAGTCCCGTGCAGATCACGGAATTCGGCGAGTTGGGCGGAGCGGTTACCTCCTACATTGACGACGATCCGGCCCTGCAAGCTGGCACCGCCTACACCTATGTGGTGAGGGCCTTCATCGGAGCCGAGGACGCCGAAGAGTTGTCCACGCCGTCGAACACAGCCACCGCCACGCCGGTTGCCACCCCGGGTGCGCCGGGCGGCCTTAAAGCCACCAAAATCACCTCCACCGCCATCACTTTGGAATGGAGCGGCGTCACCGGTGCCACCAGCTACAATCTCTACCGCGACGACGAGATCCTTGAAGAGGAGATCTCGCTCACGACCTACACCGACCTTGATGTGGAGATCTCCACGTCCTACTCCTACTACGTCACCGCGAATTCCACCGGTGGTGAATCCGCCAAGTCCAATGTCCTGACGGTCAGCACCGGCGATGGCACGGGTCGCGAAGCCTACTGGGTCCGCGACTTCCGTAAGGTCGATGTCGACGCGAGCCGCACCATCACCTTGGATGAGTTCCTCGCCGCCAACACCAAGCGCAAGTCCATCGTCGCCGCTCTCCACCGCTTCGAATACATGGATGGGGATGACTCCGAGGACATCACTCTAACCGAGTACACCAAGGCTTTTGGCGGCAAGAAGTTCGCAGCCCCGTCCAAGCCACGGCAGTTCTATCTCGCCGATCGCTACTTCGTTCTCGATGGTGAAGAACCGGATGGCTACTTGGACGACACGGAATTCGCCCTTACCCAGCTGGCTCCCATCCGCAACAATGCGGTGAAGCTGGAAAAGGCACTCGGCAAGAAGGACAAGAACGGCAGCGGTGATCTCAGCGAAGTCGAGTTCGGCATTCGCAACGGCTCTCCTTACGATTCGGAGAATCTCGATCCCGACACCGTTCCCGACCCGGATCCAGATCCAGAGCCGGAAACCGTTGCCGCTCCTTGA
- a CDS encoding LamG domain-containing protein — MKSKTRVTGPLWVQLIPFAVLTAQVDANTIAYWRFEGEGATLPTDGAFAQDTNGRTAIQPVGIPIPDLSGNGNRIFTWDDGPTGHIHRPVIPGALFTVVPQTGETNNWFIENSGNFPASFTWSTQTAPTGINLDTWTSPTWTIEASFYTDVLDGFRTVVGREGNDVKTGEAAHAPLYFQKMSNNRFRIAFVDASGLAHEAVDTTTLAAATWYHFAATSDGTTLKLYKKTGNAGGYAEVASTSLSGSTNSALINPGNDANGHPWGWTVGRGRYGTSDNPNNDHGDRWDGGIDEVRISDVALPPSQFLAAFSANDGDGDGLPTAWEIENNLDPADNGSVNPDNGASGNPDGDGFNNLQEYTAGSDPRNPASIPGDVDGDGLPDTWEQANFQNLAQGAFDDPDNDYTANDEEYAAGTNPNDRLDFPETEVPADGMPDAWETIFLLGTGRDGTGDLDEDGVSDLQEYLDNTNPGDPDSVLNPTGDADGDGLDDAWERTHFGSIVAQGANGDFDSDGSTNLQEYQANSNPTLAASTHTDVNGDGLADVVRFMDFKALGATGTITDVDAEPTGLVRLANTGTNPAYLPNDPNININTAGTGTFTFRTETTDFNGQSFMSNMAALGIRLSDLGFSGSQDFSVRVKFINTPAMGGADQLGIFAGASSTQLVRGGRIDAGSALGVNTNGNNDSDAVFPGAQLSLAAGKPMTVELSRIGGVWALSVHGVNITPGAQPAFLNALSDLTVGFYGSDLFTGNAHKFPVVESLTVVRMGGSNPDGDGDGMDDSWEIAKLGGTGQSGSADADNDGVSNLVEFAFNGDPQNGSDQGGVTSALSDTNSNGQRELTLTVPVRTGANFAAGAGGVQTATVGGVIYEVRGSLDLQNFTSAVVRVGSVPSADPSYELHTFRLTASEGLVGKGFLQALAKPLAQP; from the coding sequence ATGAAATCCAAGACCCGCGTAACGGGCCCGCTTTGGGTCCAGCTAATTCCGTTCGCCGTGCTCACGGCGCAAGTCGATGCAAACACCATCGCCTACTGGCGATTCGAAGGAGAGGGCGCCACCCTGCCCACTGACGGCGCCTTCGCGCAGGATACCAATGGCCGTACGGCGATCCAGCCGGTCGGCATCCCCATTCCTGATCTCTCGGGAAATGGTAACCGCATCTTCACCTGGGATGATGGGCCGACCGGCCACATCCACCGGCCGGTGATTCCGGGCGCTCTCTTCACCGTGGTTCCACAGACCGGAGAGACGAACAATTGGTTCATCGAGAACTCCGGCAACTTCCCGGCCAGTTTCACTTGGTCCACGCAGACTGCTCCCACCGGCATCAACCTTGATACATGGACCTCGCCCACGTGGACCATCGAAGCTTCCTTCTACACTGACGTACTCGATGGCTTCCGCACCGTGGTCGGCCGCGAGGGCAATGATGTGAAGACGGGCGAGGCCGCGCACGCCCCGCTCTACTTCCAGAAGATGAGCAACAACCGCTTCCGCATCGCCTTCGTGGATGCCAGCGGCCTTGCTCATGAAGCGGTCGATACCACCACCTTGGCCGCCGCCACCTGGTATCACTTCGCCGCCACCTCGGATGGCACCACGCTGAAGCTCTACAAGAAAACCGGTAACGCGGGCGGCTACGCCGAAGTCGCTTCGACCAGCCTGAGCGGCAGCACGAACAGCGCCCTCATCAATCCCGGAAACGATGCGAATGGCCACCCTTGGGGTTGGACGGTCGGACGCGGCCGCTACGGCACCAGCGACAACCCGAACAATGACCATGGCGATCGCTGGGATGGCGGCATCGATGAAGTGCGCATCAGCGACGTGGCCTTGCCGCCTTCCCAATTCCTCGCAGCCTTCAGCGCGAACGATGGCGACGGCGACGGACTGCCGACCGCATGGGAGATCGAGAACAACCTCGATCCCGCCGACAATGGTTCGGTCAATCCGGACAACGGTGCTTCCGGTAATCCGGATGGCGACGGCTTCAACAACCTGCAGGAGTACACCGCGGGTTCGGATCCTCGTAACCCCGCCTCCATTCCGGGCGATGTCGATGGCGACGGGCTTCCGGATACATGGGAGCAAGCGAACTTCCAGAACCTCGCCCAAGGTGCCTTCGACGATCCGGACAACGACTACACCGCCAATGACGAGGAATACGCCGCTGGCACGAATCCGAACGACCGCCTCGATTTCCCGGAAACGGAAGTGCCGGCGGATGGCATGCCGGACGCATGGGAAACCATCTTCCTGCTAGGAACCGGTCGCGATGGCACCGGTGATCTCGACGAGGACGGCGTTTCCGATCTCCAAGAATATCTCGACAACACCAACCCCGGTGATCCGGATTCGGTACTCAACCCGACGGGTGATGCCGATGGCGATGGTCTGGACGATGCATGGGAACGTACCCACTTCGGCAGCATCGTCGCGCAGGGCGCGAATGGTGACTTCGATTCGGACGGCTCGACCAACCTGCAGGAGTATCAGGCCAACTCGAATCCCACGCTGGCGGCATCCACTCACACCGATGTGAATGGCGACGGCTTGGCCGATGTGGTCCGCTTCATGGACTTCAAGGCACTCGGCGCCACGGGAACCATCACCGATGTGGATGCCGAGCCCACCGGTTTGGTCCGCTTGGCAAACACCGGCACCAATCCGGCCTACCTGCCGAACGATCCGAATATCAACATCAATACCGCGGGCACCGGGACCTTCACCTTCCGCACCGAAACCACCGATTTCAACGGCCAGTCCTTCATGTCGAACATGGCGGCGCTGGGTATCCGCCTCTCGGATCTCGGCTTCAGCGGTAGCCAGGATTTCAGCGTCAGGGTGAAGTTCATCAACACGCCTGCGATGGGTGGCGCGGATCAGCTCGGCATCTTCGCCGGTGCGAGTTCGACCCAGCTCGTCCGTGGCGGCCGCATCGATGCCGGAAGCGCGCTTGGCGTGAATACCAACGGGAACAACGATAGCGACGCTGTCTTCCCGGGCGCGCAGCTTTCCCTCGCTGCGGGTAAGCCGATGACGGTGGAACTCAGCCGCATCGGCGGGGTCTGGGCTCTGTCGGTTCATGGCGTGAACATCACGCCCGGAGCACAGCCGGCTTTCTTGAACGCGCTCTCCGATCTCACGGTCGGTTTCTATGGTTCGGACCTCTTCACGGGGAACGCGCACAAGTTCCCCGTCGTCGAAAGTCTCACCGTGGTCCGCATGGGCGGCTCCAATCCGGATGGCGATGGCGACGGCATGGACGATAGTTGGGAGATCGCCAAGCTTGGTGGCACCGGCCAGAGCGGCAGCGCGGATGCGGATAACGACGGCGTGAGCAACCTCGTCGAGTTCGCCTTCAATGGTGATCCGCAGAACGGCTCCGATCAAGGCGGCGTGACGAGCGCGCTCTCCGATACGAACTCCAACGGCCAGCGTGAACTCACGCTCACCGTGCCCGTCCGCACCGGTGCCAACTTCGCGGCCGGTGCAGGTGGCGTCCAGACGGCGACGGTCGGCGGAGTGATCTATGAGGTTCGTGGCTCGCTCGATCTGCAGAACTTCACCAGCGCCGTGGTTCGGGTTGGTTCGGTTCCTTCGGCAGATCCTTCGTATGAGCTCCACACCTTCCGCCTCACCGCTTCGGAAGGTCTCGTCGGCAAGGGCTTCCTGCAGGCCTTGGCCAAGCCGCTGGCTCAGCCCTGA
- a CDS encoding MFS transporter gives MEGTRDDDQREPTRREWTGYWSLIVQQTQNAFNEKAAQFLLIPLGGWLAGKGSMMAFAAALMLALPYILFAPTAGWVSDRFSKRNVLVGCAITQLLCLAALLLAIMQRQFNLAMGCFFALATLSAFFSPAKMGIVKELVGSRRLGFASGVQQMTAMLAVLSGQILAGFIFDQRLASSGNGWDAAQGPLIVLTLLGLPPLLFALIIPRTPVCSQECFRPAMAIGHFHQLADLWRNPVLRRTSFGIAFFWAFAGFINLWSITVAKEITGGATGFGSVASKFMIAATLGMVVGFGTASLLMRRRIELGWVPVAGVAMTISTLLLAVPHPASTAFLVLLAITAFCAAIFLTPLNAFLQDQCPPEKRGEILAAANLQDCLLGAVVAGALMLVSYLHGLLGEPWWLGTHMQLVPAAIACGWITIHIARLIPADLVRVVGLSILRFFYKIRTSGECNIPAKGGVLLLPNHVTWADAFFLTAACPRPVRFVMEQGFMGQTAIRVFCQLFDTVPISSSKPREALKASAEALKRGDVVCLFPEGQLTRTGTLRELKRGFELIARQGGCPSIPVWSDGAWGSIFSFEGNRFFKKIPHRLRYGISVAFGKAIAPEDADIGTIRRGMTEASALALGERSAGSTVRANGLQLAAVNGLPRGGDFGILEGDPLPASLPGLAEYERIFGTISRESHVVDASVDRFWLGGEMLRERIVRSELKVGGVFFDFSKGATRALGREGWIHCPCLAIGGVVVAMSMPDPPLSHEGAKPQPGRKDGALGIVLPGFTVEERDGEWRVEGPAAPEGLMLPKGYRVDEEGFVVLAG, from the coding sequence GTGGAAGGAACGCGCGACGACGATCAGCGGGAGCCGACGCGCCGGGAATGGACCGGCTATTGGAGCCTGATCGTGCAGCAGACCCAGAATGCCTTCAACGAGAAGGCGGCTCAGTTCCTTCTCATTCCTCTGGGCGGATGGCTGGCAGGCAAGGGCTCGATGATGGCCTTCGCCGCGGCGCTGATGCTGGCTCTCCCCTACATCCTCTTCGCCCCTACCGCGGGCTGGGTGAGCGATCGCTTCTCGAAGCGGAACGTATTGGTAGGCTGCGCGATCACCCAGTTGCTCTGTCTGGCGGCGCTGCTGCTGGCGATCATGCAGCGGCAATTCAACCTGGCGATGGGGTGCTTCTTTGCGCTCGCAACCCTGTCCGCCTTCTTCAGCCCGGCGAAGATGGGAATCGTGAAGGAGCTCGTCGGCTCGCGGCGGCTGGGATTCGCCTCCGGGGTGCAGCAGATGACGGCGATGCTCGCGGTGCTCAGCGGTCAAATCTTGGCGGGCTTCATCTTCGACCAGCGGCTGGCCAGCTCCGGCAACGGCTGGGATGCGGCACAGGGCCCGCTGATAGTGCTGACCCTGCTAGGCCTGCCTCCGCTACTCTTCGCGCTGATCATCCCGCGCACCCCGGTATGCTCGCAGGAGTGCTTCCGCCCCGCGATGGCGATCGGGCATTTCCACCAACTGGCGGACCTGTGGCGGAACCCGGTGCTGCGCCGGACCTCCTTCGGAATCGCCTTTTTCTGGGCCTTCGCCGGGTTCATCAACCTGTGGTCGATCACGGTGGCGAAGGAGATCACGGGCGGTGCGACGGGCTTCGGGAGCGTGGCCTCCAAGTTTATGATCGCGGCCACGCTGGGGATGGTAGTCGGCTTCGGCACCGCCTCGCTGCTGATGCGGCGGCGGATCGAGCTCGGCTGGGTGCCGGTGGCGGGAGTGGCGATGACGATTTCCACACTGCTGCTGGCGGTGCCGCACCCGGCAAGTACGGCATTTCTCGTACTTCTGGCGATCACCGCATTCTGCGCGGCGATTTTCCTGACGCCTCTGAATGCCTTCCTGCAGGATCAATGCCCGCCGGAGAAGAGGGGCGAGATCCTAGCCGCGGCGAACCTGCAGGACTGCCTGCTGGGCGCGGTGGTGGCCGGGGCGCTAATGCTGGTCTCCTACCTGCACGGGCTGCTGGGCGAGCCGTGGTGGCTGGGCACACACATGCAACTGGTGCCTGCCGCCATCGCCTGCGGCTGGATCACCATCCACATCGCGCGGCTGATCCCGGCGGATCTGGTGCGGGTGGTAGGACTGAGCATCCTGCGCTTCTTCTACAAGATCCGCACGAGCGGTGAATGCAACATCCCGGCGAAGGGCGGCGTGCTGCTGCTGCCGAACCACGTGACTTGGGCGGATGCCTTTTTCCTCACGGCGGCGTGCCCGCGGCCGGTGCGTTTCGTAATGGAGCAAGGCTTCATGGGTCAGACGGCGATCCGGGTCTTCTGCCAGCTCTTCGACACAGTGCCGATCTCATCAAGCAAGCCGCGCGAGGCGTTGAAAGCCTCCGCGGAGGCACTGAAGCGGGGAGACGTGGTCTGCCTCTTCCCCGAGGGGCAACTGACACGGACCGGCACGCTGCGCGAGCTGAAGCGGGGATTCGAGCTGATCGCCCGCCAAGGGGGATGCCCTTCGATTCCGGTGTGGTCGGACGGGGCCTGGGGCTCGATCTTCTCCTTCGAGGGAAACCGCTTCTTCAAGAAGATCCCGCACCGGCTGCGCTACGGGATCTCGGTGGCCTTCGGTAAGGCGATCGCGCCGGAGGATGCGGACATCGGGACCATCCGGCGCGGCATGACGGAGGCCTCCGCGCTAGCGCTGGGCGAGCGCAGCGCCGGCTCCACGGTGCGGGCGAACGGACTCCAACTGGCGGCAGTGAACGGGCTGCCGCGCGGGGGAGACTTCGGGATTCTGGAAGGCGATCCCCTGCCCGCTTCCCTGCCCGGGCTGGCGGAATACGAGCGGATCTTCGGGACGATCTCGCGGGAATCGCATGTGGTGGATGCTTCGGTGGATCGATTCTGGCTGGGTGGGGAGATGCTGCGGGAGAGGATCGTGAGATCGGAGCTGAAGGTGGGCGGAGTGTTTTTTGATTTCAGCAAAGGGGCGACCCGGGCGCTGGGGCGGGAGGGTTGGATTCACTGCCCCTGCCTGGCAATCGGCGGAGTGGTGGTGGCGATGTCGATGCCGGATCCGCCGCTCTCGCATGAAGGCGCGAAGCCACAGCCGGGCCGCAAAGATGGGGCACTGGGGATCGTGCTGCCGGGTTTCACGGTGGAGGAACGCGACGGGGAATGGCGGGTGGAAGGTCCTGCGGCACCGGAGGGACTCATGCTGCCCAAGGGTTACCGGGTGGATGAGGAGGGTTTCGTGGTTCTGGCAGGGTGA